From one Caldithrix abyssi DSM 13497 genomic stretch:
- a CDS encoding OprO/OprP family phosphate-selective porin, with protein sequence MKMKLVRSGMLLLLLLLPGLVKAQSQQQETKHAHKMAHQGVSGETTYQISGVSEWKNGIYFWESQDGAFWGRFDTRIFINGAYFFENKNKLSNGTHLRKGRFAVKVNLWRVWYMEWDMDMAEGVVEAKDMFLAYHGFKNAYLKFGHFKMPFGLNILTSSRFIPFAERAYNALAFKMGRRMGLEYGRWTDWWNFRGAIYGQTFDTNKNKTKDETGGGVAARLASAPLQNATTILHLGISAAWTKPDDQSNIVQFDSEPETKIGDVEILDTDYIRNVDYTTRLGLEGAAVYRNFHLQGEYNLVRLNRLQNLPEAQFSAGYVYLLWSITGESRRWDKTQGEFSQLIPRDVKKGAWEVGLRYSHLNLSDTDAGILGGRANNYTLGLNWYPNPNMVFQLNYTYVSTSPNATGNGFVGDDRFSYVQFMTKFFF encoded by the coding sequence ATGAAGATGAAATTAGTCCGATCAGGAATGTTGTTGCTTTTACTATTGCTTCCCGGCCTGGTTAAGGCCCAAAGTCAACAGCAAGAAACAAAGCACGCCCATAAAATGGCGCATCAGGGTGTTTCAGGAGAAACAACCTATCAGATATCCGGCGTTTCCGAGTGGAAGAATGGCATCTATTTCTGGGAATCGCAGGACGGCGCTTTCTGGGGTCGCTTTGATACGCGAATTTTTATTAATGGCGCCTATTTTTTTGAAAACAAAAATAAGTTGAGCAACGGCACCCATCTGCGCAAGGGACGCTTTGCCGTTAAGGTTAATTTATGGCGCGTATGGTACATGGAATGGGATATGGACATGGCCGAAGGCGTCGTGGAAGCCAAGGACATGTTTCTGGCGTATCATGGCTTTAAAAATGCCTATCTTAAATTCGGTCATTTTAAGATGCCGTTCGGTTTAAATATTTTAACCTCGTCGCGTTTCATTCCCTTTGCAGAACGCGCTTACAATGCGCTGGCTTTTAAGATGGGACGTCGTATGGGCCTTGAATACGGCCGCTGGACAGATTGGTGGAATTTTCGGGGAGCCATTTACGGCCAGACCTTTGATACGAACAAAAACAAAACCAAAGATGAAACCGGTGGGGGCGTTGCAGCCAGGCTGGCAAGCGCTCCGCTGCAGAACGCAACGACCATACTCCATCTCGGTATCTCCGCAGCCTGGACCAAACCGGACGATCAATCCAACATCGTTCAGTTTGACAGCGAACCGGAGACTAAAATCGGCGATGTGGAAATTCTGGACACCGATTACATCCGAAACGTGGATTACACGACGCGTCTGGGTTTAGAAGGCGCCGCCGTTTACCGCAATTTTCACTTACAGGGCGAATACAACCTGGTGCGTCTCAACCGCCTGCAAAACCTGCCGGAGGCGCAATTTTCCGCCGGCTACGTGTATCTGCTCTGGAGCATCACGGGCGAATCGCGGCGCTGGGACAAAACCCAGGGTGAATTTTCGCAATTAATCCCCAGAGATGTAAAAAAAGGCGCCTGGGAGGTCGGTTTACGTTACAGCCATTTAAATCTTTCCGATACCGATGCCGGCATTTTGGGCGGCCGCGCCAACAACTACACTCTGGGGCTCAACTGGTACCCCAATCCCAACATGGTGTTTCAGCTCAATTACACTTATGTCTCAACTTCGCCCAATGCCACGGGCAACGGCTTTGTGGGCGACGATCGGTTCTCTTATGTTCAGTTTATGACAAAATTCTTTTTTTAA
- a CDS encoding lamin tail domain-containing protein has protein sequence MKTLHIISTIILAIIFAVAGCKLDDTVSADQETPPHQSAYQLFINEFMASNDACCTDENGEYDDWIELYNGSEDTVSLAGFYLSDDKSDPKKFQIPLTADLRILPHGFVVLWADGQPEQGVTHLDFKLSSGGEDIVLTEPDGYTVVDEYTFEAQETDVSMGRVPDGGTDWQRFTTPTPGAPNVQGETSVPPTIKTIQVLPDTINAGDVVTIRAQIVDEDGDLAQVSLTYGAADSLNTTVNMTAENDSLFSSHLGPFADGTRVFFYIVASDDADHSTRSDTLSFEVGYVPPALYINEFLASNDSSNADENGEYDDWIEIYNAESRPINIGGMYISDDKGDLTAWQIPTSDSAATTIPAGGFLLLWADKQPEQGVLHVNIKLSSGGEDIVLTAPNGTTVIDSLTFGEQTTDVSMGRLPDGSDNWVSFTNPTPGASNHQ, from the coding sequence ATGAAAACGCTTCATATCATTTCGACGATTATTCTGGCTATCATTTTTGCAGTGGCGGGGTGTAAACTTGACGATACCGTTTCGGCCGACCAGGAAACGCCGCCGCATCAAAGCGCTTACCAGCTCTTTATTAATGAATTTATGGCCAGCAACGACGCCTGCTGCACAGATGAAAACGGCGAATACGACGACTGGATCGAATTGTACAACGGTAGCGAAGACACGGTTTCTCTGGCAGGATTTTATCTCTCCGATGACAAATCCGACCCCAAAAAGTTCCAGATTCCGCTTACGGCCGATCTTAGGATTTTGCCCCATGGCTTTGTTGTGCTGTGGGCCGACGGCCAGCCGGAGCAGGGCGTTACGCATCTCGATTTCAAACTGTCCAGCGGCGGCGAGGATATTGTGCTCACGGAACCGGACGGTTACACTGTTGTTGACGAATACACCTTCGAAGCGCAGGAAACCGATGTTTCCATGGGACGCGTGCCGGATGGTGGAACAGATTGGCAGAGATTTACCACCCCCACGCCCGGCGCGCCCAATGTGCAGGGAGAGACCTCCGTTCCGCCAACCATCAAAACCATTCAGGTGTTGCCAGACACCATCAACGCCGGAGATGTGGTGACCATCCGGGCGCAAATTGTCGATGAGGACGGGGATCTGGCGCAGGTTTCTTTGACCTATGGAGCGGCAGACTCTTTGAATACCACGGTTAATATGACGGCTGAAAACGACTCGCTGTTTTCGTCACACTTAGGCCCTTTTGCCGATGGCACACGCGTCTTTTTTTACATCGTTGCCAGCGACGATGCAGACCATTCCACCCGGTCGGATACGCTTTCCTTTGAAGTGGGCTATGTGCCGCCCGCTCTGTACATTAATGAATTCCTGGCCAGCAACGATTCCAGCAACGCCGATGAAAACGGGGAGTATGACGACTGGATCGAAATTTATAACGCCGAATCCAGGCCCATTAACATCGGCGGCATGTACATTTCGGACGATAAAGGCGACCTTACCGCCTGGCAAATTCCGACCAGCGATTCGGCGGCCACCACCATCCCCGCCGGTGGATTTTTACTGCTCTGGGCCGATAAACAACCCGAACAGGGCGTTTTACATGTTAACATTAAACTTTCAAGCGGCGGAGAAGATATCGTCCTCACCGCGCCCAATGGCACAACGGTTATCGATTCTCTGACTTTTGGCGAACAGACCACCGACGTATCTATGGGCCGCCTGCCGGATGGCAGCGACAACTGGGTAAGCTTTACGAACCCAACTCCGGGAGCATCAAACCATCAATGA
- a CDS encoding SdiA-regulated domain-containing protein, with translation MAMFLACGSVFLIQCSLTEPEDTTPPVRSLTLVNSYALDVAEPSGLALTPDGSALWTVSDHSNRIVQISLTGKRLKTLSYQGNDLEGVVIDPTAHTLWVAEERSRELVEVDSTGKELQRHRILDGDDNSGLEGVCFDVLRRLFTIKEKQPGLLMALNADFSIRWQKELSFAGDYSGLCADTLLNRFWILSDQDESLFLWDTNAGLVGQYKLNIVGPEGIAIDFARGLIYVVSDPQSRLYVFKLEKSF, from the coding sequence ATGGCGATGTTTTTGGCCTGTGGAAGCGTCTTTCTTATTCAATGCTCTCTGACTGAGCCGGAGGACACAACCCCTCCGGTTCGGTCTTTAACATTGGTAAACAGTTACGCTCTGGATGTTGCGGAGCCTTCCGGTCTTGCTCTAACGCCAGACGGGAGCGCATTGTGGACGGTGAGCGACCACAGCAACCGCATTGTTCAAATTAGCCTGACCGGAAAAAGACTGAAAACGCTTTCGTATCAGGGGAACGATCTGGAAGGCGTTGTCATTGATCCCACTGCACACACCTTGTGGGTGGCCGAAGAACGTTCGCGCGAGCTGGTAGAGGTGGACTCCACAGGAAAAGAATTACAGCGTCATCGGATTTTAGATGGGGACGACAACAGCGGATTGGAAGGCGTTTGCTTTGATGTTCTGCGCCGTTTGTTTACCATTAAAGAAAAACAGCCGGGACTATTAATGGCCTTAAACGCAGATTTTTCGATTCGATGGCAAAAAGAGCTATCATTTGCCGGCGACTATTCGGGCTTATGCGCCGATACGCTTTTGAACCGTTTCTGGATTTTGAGCGATCAGGACGAGAGCCTGTTTTTGTGGGATACTAACGCTGGTCTTGTCGGGCAGTATAAACTGAATATTGTCGGGCCGGAGGGTATTGCCATCGATTTTGCGAGGGGGTTGATTTACGTGGTAAGCGATCCACAATCGCGGTTGTATGTGTTTAAATTAGAAAAGTCCTTTTAA
- the lepA gene encoding translation elongation factor 4 — MDQKYIRNFCIIAHIDHGKSTLADRMLEYTHTLSQRELKAQVLDNMDLERERGITIKSHPVRMSYRAKDGHDYILNLIDTPGHVDFTYEVSRSLAACEGALLLVDAAQGVEAQTISNLYLAIENDLHIIPVINKVDLPSAQVEVVKHQLIELIGCSEDEILLTSAKTGLGVEDLMEAIVQQIPPPDGDPDAPLQALVFDSLFDNYRGAISYIRVFNGKLKKNDAIRFFNSGRDYQAEEIGILKLRRQPVDELHAGEVGYLVSGAKNIKDIRVGDTITHVKNPAKEPLPGYKEIKPMVFSGIFPIDSDDFEDLRDALEKLSLNDSALIYEPETSKALGFGFRCGFLGLLHMEIVQERLEREYNLTIINTVPNVVYQVHLKNGKIIEIHTPTDLPNLAEVDHIEEPYISAQIITPSEYIGNVMKLSQEKRAVFKSTSYLDPTRADLTFLFPLSEVIFDFYDRLKSVSRGYASFDYEFEGYRESKLVKLDILINGEPVDALSTIVHESKAYEMGQRLCRHLKQLIPRQMFEVAIQAAIGSKVIARQTVKPLRKNVTAKCYGGDITRKRKLLEKQKEGKKRMKQVGRVEIPQEAFLAVLSMDKDD; from the coding sequence ATGGATCAGAAATACATTCGCAATTTTTGTATTATTGCGCACATCGATCATGGCAAGTCCACGCTGGCCGACCGGATGCTCGAGTACACGCACACCCTTTCGCAGCGTGAGCTTAAGGCCCAGGTGTTGGACAACATGGATCTGGAACGCGAGCGCGGGATCACCATCAAATCGCATCCCGTGCGCATGAGTTACCGCGCTAAAGACGGGCATGACTACATCTTAAACTTAATCGACACGCCCGGTCATGTGGATTTTACGTACGAGGTTTCGCGCAGTCTGGCAGCCTGCGAGGGCGCTTTGCTGCTGGTGGACGCCGCCCAGGGCGTAGAAGCGCAAACCATCAGCAACCTTTACCTGGCCATTGAAAATGATTTGCACATCATTCCGGTTATCAATAAAGTCGATCTGCCCAGCGCCCAGGTGGAGGTGGTTAAACATCAGTTAATAGAGCTCATAGGCTGTTCAGAAGATGAAATTTTATTGACCAGCGCCAAAACCGGTTTAGGCGTTGAAGATTTGATGGAAGCCATTGTCCAGCAGATTCCTCCGCCCGATGGCGATCCTGATGCGCCTTTGCAAGCGCTGGTTTTCGATTCGCTTTTTGATAACTACCGCGGCGCCATTAGCTACATCCGCGTTTTTAACGGCAAACTGAAAAAAAACGACGCCATTCGTTTTTTTAACTCCGGGCGTGATTATCAGGCCGAGGAAATCGGTATTCTTAAATTGCGTCGTCAGCCGGTTGACGAATTGCATGCCGGCGAGGTGGGCTATCTGGTTTCCGGCGCCAAAAACATCAAAGATATTCGTGTGGGCGACACCATCACGCACGTTAAAAATCCGGCTAAAGAGCCATTGCCCGGTTACAAAGAGATCAAACCCATGGTCTTTTCCGGAATTTTTCCCATAGATTCTGACGATTTTGAGGATCTGCGCGACGCGCTGGAAAAGCTTTCTCTCAACGATTCGGCTCTGATTTACGAGCCCGAAACGTCCAAAGCGCTGGGCTTTGGTTTTCGTTGCGGCTTTTTAGGGTTGCTGCACATGGAGATTGTACAGGAACGTCTGGAGCGCGAATACAACTTAACCATCATCAACACGGTGCCTAACGTGGTTTACCAGGTTCACCTTAAAAACGGCAAGATCATCGAAATCCATACGCCGACCGATCTGCCCAACCTGGCGGAGGTGGATCATATTGAAGAGCCCTATATTTCAGCTCAGATCATCACGCCGTCCGAGTACATTGGCAACGTGATGAAGCTGTCGCAGGAGAAACGCGCAGTCTTTAAATCCACCTCTTATCTGGATCCGACGCGCGCCGACCTGACCTTTCTTTTTCCGCTGTCCGAAGTAATCTTCGATTTTTACGATCGGCTTAAATCCGTTTCGCGCGGTTACGCCTCTTTTGACTATGAGTTTGAAGGGTATCGCGAAAGCAAGTTAGTGAAATTAGATATCCTGATTAACGGCGAGCCGGTGGACGCTCTTTCCACCATTGTTCATGAAAGCAAGGCGTACGAGATGGGGCAGCGTTTATGCCGCCATTTGAAGCAGCTTATTCCCCGCCAGATGTTCGAAGTGGCCATACAGGCGGCGATTGGCAGCAAGGTCATCGCCCGCCAGACCGTGAAACCGCTGCGTAAAAATGTTACGGCCAAGTGTTACGGCGGCGATATTACTCGTAAGCGCAAGCTGCTTGAGAAACAAAAAGAAGGTAAAAAACGTATGAAACAAGTCGGTCGGGTTGAAATTCCTCAGGAAGCCTTCCTGGCCGTTCTTTCGATGGATAAAGATGATTGA
- the lepB gene encoding signal peptidase I, which translates to MSKPVVKRKSRFKSFTEGLFSALIAALIIRQFVVQAYTIPTSSMENTLLIGDFLLVNKFNYGMRTPDWIGIPYTKIGVDLPWFRFPALRDPQPFDVVIFRYPRDHSMDYIKRCIAVGGQTVEIIDKVVYVDGKKFPFPPYGKFTDPRIFRRDEGRFFFPTFRNLGSRDNYGPITVPKDKYWVMGDNRDNSSDSRVWGFVDHSEIVGQALIIYFSWNSHVPLSQFFKKIRFGRIGRVIR; encoded by the coding sequence TTGTCTAAACCGGTTGTAAAACGGAAGAGTCGTTTTAAAAGTTTTACCGAAGGATTATTCTCGGCATTAATCGCTGCATTAATCATTCGCCAGTTTGTTGTACAGGCTTACACCATTCCCACTTCTTCCATGGAGAACACGCTGTTGATCGGCGATTTTCTGCTGGTTAATAAATTCAATTACGGCATGCGTACGCCAGACTGGATTGGCATTCCTTACACCAAAATCGGCGTGGATTTGCCCTGGTTCCGATTTCCGGCCCTGCGCGATCCGCAGCCTTTTGACGTGGTTATTTTTCGTTACCCGCGCGATCATTCCATGGATTACATCAAGCGCTGCATCGCTGTCGGCGGACAAACGGTGGAGATCATCGACAAGGTGGTTTACGTGGACGGTAAAAAGTTTCCATTTCCACCGTACGGAAAATTTACAGATCCGCGCATTTTTCGCAGAGACGAGGGACGTTTTTTCTTCCCCACCTTTCGCAACCTGGGCAGTCGTGACAACTACGGCCCGATCACGGTTCCCAAAGACAAGTATTGGGTGATGGGCGATAACCGCGACAATAGCTCAGACAGCCGCGTGTGGGGGTTTGTCGATCATTCGGAGATTGTCGGGCAGGCGTTGATCATTTATTTTTCGTGGAATTCCCACGTGCCGTTGTCGCAGTTTTTCAAAAAAATACGTTTTGGCCGCATTGGCCGCGTCATTCGATGA
- the hemW gene encoding radical SAM family heme chaperone HemW: MSGEKANISFNPGIYLHIPFCEHKCGYCDFYSITNRSQQALFVEALCQEMEQVAEQIRPAETFDTIYFGGGTPSLLQPDQLQRILSVIQRVFAISSDCEITLEMNPGATEKEKLPVFKQLGVNRLSIGVQSFDDRELKLLERIHSARQAVETFEAARKAGFTNLGIDLIYALPGQSLNSWRATLQQALHLAPEHISAYNLIFEPGTPFYKLREKGQLNPQEEEEELRFFNFTHQFLSERGFLHYEVSNFARTASLYSRHNYKYWLHVPYLGFGPSAHSFWNDRRWGNVRSLNAYLQQLKQQRLPRAFEEQLSAQTKEFEHIFLRLRTYEGINLAYFEKTFHRSFLETYRKTINTLIDRDFAVIDAQIFRLTQKGMAVCDEILQYFA; this comes from the coding sequence ATGAGCGGTGAAAAAGCAAACATCTCCTTTAATCCGGGTATTTACCTGCACATTCCGTTTTGTGAACACAAATGCGGGTACTGCGATTTTTACTCGATCACCAATCGATCGCAGCAAGCCCTGTTTGTAGAAGCCCTCTGTCAAGAAATGGAACAGGTGGCGGAGCAAATCCGGCCTGCCGAAACTTTTGACACCATCTATTTTGGCGGTGGCACGCCTTCTTTACTGCAGCCCGACCAACTGCAGCGCATTTTGTCTGTCATTCAACGCGTGTTTGCCATTTCAAGCGATTGTGAAATTACGCTGGAAATGAATCCCGGCGCCACGGAAAAAGAAAAATTACCCGTTTTTAAACAACTGGGCGTTAACCGTTTGAGTATTGGCGTGCAAAGTTTTGACGACCGTGAATTAAAATTGCTGGAGCGCATCCACAGCGCACGGCAGGCCGTCGAAACCTTTGAGGCGGCCCGCAAGGCCGGTTTTACCAATCTGGGCATCGATCTGATCTACGCCCTGCCCGGTCAGTCTTTAAATTCATGGCGCGCTACCCTGCAGCAGGCGTTACATCTGGCGCCGGAGCATATTTCGGCCTACAATCTTATTTTTGAACCCGGTACGCCGTTTTACAAATTGCGGGAAAAAGGACAATTGAATCCGCAGGAAGAAGAGGAGGAGCTGCGCTTTTTCAATTTTACTCATCAATTTTTAAGCGAGCGTGGTTTTTTGCACTACGAGGTTTCCAACTTTGCCCGGACAGCATCATTGTACTCGCGCCACAACTACAAATACTGGCTCCATGTGCCCTATCTTGGTTTTGGCCCTTCGGCGCATTCATTCTGGAACGACCGTCGCTGGGGAAACGTCCGTTCACTCAACGCCTATCTGCAACAGCTCAAACAGCAACGTTTGCCCCGCGCCTTTGAAGAACAGCTTTCCGCGCAGACCAAAGAATTTGAGCACATCTTTTTGCGATTACGCACGTACGAGGGAATTAACCTTGCTTATTTTGAAAAGACTTTTCATCGATCTTTTTTAGAAACGTATCGTAAAACAATCAATACTTTGATCGATCGGGATTTTGCCGTAATCGACGCACAGATTTTTCGTTTAACACAGAAGGGAATGGCCGTTTGCGATGAAATTTTACAATATTTTGCCTGA
- a CDS encoding tetratricopeptide repeat protein, producing the protein MKFYNILPDLKRTTLILLLLALAVQLSAQTDSRLRMAMLFKNSGSYEEALELYLQIYKSGRTSNQVINDIQFCYEKLKRYDDLIAFLQNLIKKSPARLEYQVKLGKAYYLSENREQAFALWNGLLQAHGQNAHLYRLLGNVFIELRLYDKAIETYQLGIRKTKSLYSLYREIALLHRAQLDYGQAAVSYLKYLEHFPKQYSFVNGQIIAMSSDSSAVQQMIEAIEKYLKTRGDQAGVRQILADLYLRNGDFKHSFAIYLDLHKKAPRTNYLLQFVHKASQNQAYEFAVKGLKLLMEQASQPGQKQQYAFQLARNYFAWAKKLSARQQEKQARQTIQLAMQVIDGLLHSKTKTSYRWNALELRGDIYFNYFQDIDQAIKDYQNYLQAPLNAQQLDRVRFKLAKSHLARGDIAAAERLLRQIRTKKLRSLVEYTQAELLFYLGELTPAQKAFADLSVKLSPGDSLKNNVLQRLLLLNHIRQDSSTLAEMGRAEFLIAQKKLSQAANIFKELALKNGPLSPQCAERAVHLFIKLEKWEEAQSLIAHVLQHSPDYVNMDRLLFTLGGIQERQKQLQKAFNTYRLIITRYPDSFFVEQAREQARWLKEKLKQEQVP; encoded by the coding sequence ATGAAATTTTACAATATTTTGCCTGATTTAAAAAGAACGACCTTAATTTTACTACTTCTGGCCCTTGCCGTCCAGCTGTCAGCCCAGACCGACAGTCGCTTACGCATGGCAATGCTGTTTAAGAACAGCGGTAGCTACGAAGAAGCGCTGGAACTTTACCTGCAAATTTACAAATCTGGCAGAACCTCCAACCAGGTCATTAATGATATTCAATTTTGCTATGAAAAACTAAAGCGTTATGATGATCTGATCGCCTTCTTACAAAATCTGATAAAAAAATCTCCCGCCAGGCTGGAATACCAGGTTAAGCTGGGCAAGGCTTACTATCTGAGCGAAAATCGCGAACAGGCCTTTGCCCTCTGGAACGGCCTGTTGCAAGCGCACGGCCAAAATGCGCACCTGTACCGACTTTTAGGCAATGTGTTCATCGAGTTGCGCCTGTACGACAAAGCCATCGAAACCTACCAGCTTGGCATCCGGAAAACAAAAAGTTTGTACAGCCTGTACCGCGAGATCGCCCTGCTTCACCGGGCGCAGTTAGATTACGGCCAGGCGGCGGTCAGCTACCTTAAATATCTGGAACATTTTCCAAAGCAATATTCGTTTGTTAACGGTCAAATTATTGCCATGTCTTCGGACAGCTCGGCCGTCCAACAGATGATTGAGGCCATTGAAAAGTACTTGAAAACGCGCGGCGATCAGGCCGGCGTTCGGCAGATTTTAGCGGATTTATATTTACGCAACGGCGATTTTAAACATTCCTTTGCTATTTATCTGGATTTGCACAAAAAGGCGCCCAGAACCAATTACCTGCTGCAATTTGTCCATAAAGCCAGCCAGAATCAGGCCTACGAATTTGCCGTTAAGGGCTTAAAATTATTGATGGAACAGGCCTCTCAGCCAGGGCAAAAACAACAATACGCCTTTCAACTGGCCCGCAATTATTTTGCCTGGGCTAAAAAACTTTCTGCCCGGCAGCAGGAAAAGCAAGCCCGGCAAACCATCCAACTGGCCATGCAGGTCATCGACGGCCTGCTGCACAGTAAAACAAAAACCAGCTACCGCTGGAACGCTCTGGAACTGCGCGGCGATATCTATTTTAACTACTTCCAGGATATCGATCAGGCCATTAAAGATTATCAAAACTATTTACAGGCGCCTTTAAACGCCCAACAGCTCGATCGCGTGCGCTTTAAACTGGCCAAAAGCCACCTGGCCAGGGGCGATATTGCCGCAGCCGAAAGACTGCTGCGACAAATCCGAACTAAAAAATTGCGCTCGTTGGTCGAGTACACACAGGCAGAGCTTCTGTTTTATTTGGGGGAATTAACGCCCGCTCAAAAGGCCTTTGCCGATCTTTCGGTTAAACTTTCGCCGGGAGATTCTTTAAAAAACAACGTATTGCAACGTTTGTTGCTGTTAAACCACATTCGACAGGATTCTTCCACATTGGCCGAAATGGGTCGTGCGGAGTTTTTAATCGCTCAAAAAAAGCTTTCGCAGGCGGCGAATATCTTTAAAGAACTGGCTTTAAAGAATGGGCCGCTCAGCCCGCAGTGCGCCGAGCGTGCCGTGCATTTATTCATCAAACTGGAAAAGTGGGAAGAGGCGCAGAGCCTGATTGCCCATGTGCTGCAGCATTCGCCCGATTACGTTAATATGGATCGTTTGCTGTTTACCCTGGGCGGAATCCAGGAAAGGCAAAAACAACTGCAAAAAGCCTTTAACACCTATCGTCTGATTATTACGCGCTATCCGGACAGTTTTTTTGTGGAACAGGCCAGAGAGCAGGCGCGTTGGTTAAAAGAAAAACTCAAACAAGAACAGGTGCCATGA
- a CDS encoding secondary thiamine-phosphate synthase enzyme YjbQ translates to MVKLDIRSTSRTEMIDITHQVQKAVTDSGLQNGLAVIFVPHTTAAVTINENADPTVQRDILYEINKVIPFEDGYHHFEGNSAAHIKSSLFGSSQTIIVENGQLQLGTWQGIYFCEFDGPRNRKIWIQLVPGI, encoded by the coding sequence ATGGTAAAACTGGATATTCGCAGCACGAGCCGCACAGAAATGATCGACATCACGCATCAGGTTCAAAAGGCTGTAACCGACAGCGGTTTGCAAAATGGACTGGCGGTGATATTTGTGCCGCACACCACCGCCGCCGTAACCATTAACGAAAATGCAGACCCGACCGTTCAAAGAGACATTTTGTACGAAATCAACAAAGTCATCCCATTCGAAGACGGTTATCACCATTTTGAGGGCAATTCTGCGGCGCATATCAAATCATCGCTCTTTGGCAGTTCGCAAACCATTATCGTAGAAAACGGACAATTGCAGCTGGGCACCTGGCAGGGCATCTATTTTTGTGAGTTTGACGGACCGCGCAACAGAAAAATTTGGATACAACTGGTTCCGGGAATTTAG
- a CDS encoding Rossmann-like and DUF2520 domain-containing protein, whose product MQNALVIGCGKVGSSLFNLLVAAGFERVFVVDTIKRFNKEWAPFLGADSFFNDLAALPEAHFDLLAICTPDDRIEEVVGQLSARSLKAERIFHTSGSKTADLLQPLKSGGAIIGSLHPLQSFTRLFLPPEIWRGIVCTFQGDSPLFTYLQTILQSFGSKIVPINIRQKRQLHLAATIAANFQVALYSWAEQILKDAQLTEGDLNQLLGPLIRRVGQNLNEQPLSRILSGPLQRGDEGTIHQHFSILKENKRPHDAPLYRLLSLKLLENPQFEILQREKLKKLLENYET is encoded by the coding sequence ATGCAAAACGCCCTGGTAATTGGCTGTGGAAAAGTGGGCAGCAGCCTGTTCAATCTGCTGGTTGCCGCCGGTTTTGAAAGGGTTTTTGTTGTAGACACCATTAAGCGTTTTAATAAGGAATGGGCGCCCTTTTTAGGCGCTGATTCCTTTTTTAATGATCTGGCTGCATTGCCCGAAGCCCATTTTGATTTGCTGGCCATCTGTACGCCTGACGATCGGATTGAAGAGGTTGTGGGGCAACTAAGCGCCCGTTCGTTAAAGGCGGAGAGGATTTTTCACACCTCCGGCAGCAAAACGGCCGATCTTTTGCAGCCTTTAAAATCCGGGGGCGCTATCATCGGCAGCCTGCATCCATTGCAATCTTTCACCCGCCTGTTTTTACCACCGGAAATCTGGCGGGGCATTGTTTGTACCTTTCAAGGCGATTCGCCGCTTTTCACTTATTTACAAACGATCCTGCAGTCTTTTGGTAGTAAAATCGTTCCCATCAACATCCGACAAAAACGTCAGCTTCACCTGGCCGCAACCATCGCCGCTAATTTCCAGGTTGCTCTTTACAGTTGGGCGGAGCAAATTTTAAAAGACGCCCAACTGACCGAAGGCGATTTAAACCAACTGCTTGGGCCGTTAATCCGGCGTGTGGGACAGAATTTAAATGAACAGCCGCTTTCCAGAATTCTGAGCGGCCCCCTGCAACGGGGCGATGAAGGCACAATCCACCAACATTTTTCCATTTTAAAAGAGAATAAGCGACCGCATGACGCACCATTGTACCGGCTGCTGTCTTTGAAGCTGCTGGAAAATCCGCAGTTTGAAATTTTACAGCGTGAAAAACTTAAAAAGCTACTGGAGAACTATGAAACTTGA